Proteins from one Chitinophaga oryzae genomic window:
- a CDS encoding non-ribosomal peptide synthetase: MFDRKDIEDVYPLSPLQEGIYFHSKLNTSSLAYFEQFSMRVVMRLDVQILEQSFNEIIRRHPVLRTVFTDRKAGQPLQVVLKQRRIRLDVADLTGLAAEAQEQQVETYRNRDRNTPFDLSKDMLLRVGVLKLSNELFEIILSHHHIILDGGSFRIIAAELKGIYRLMVQGQPINLPAPRPFSDYIKWTLQRDVAAAKRFWKDYLLDYDQKAVVPRLPINEQQRQYQLEQRSYEGIDKKRLMALLEQLAITPFTFFKAIWGIMLGKYNDAADVIFGTIVSGRPTEIHGVNDIMGLFINAVPVRVKATADKRFDELATSFQMAENQTKRYEHYPLPEIQEESILRRDLIDHLLIVNNYTETVSDDDASQEDAFFDVLDWKGAYQTPYDFVITVSIGANIRVDFEFNNSQIDDRFAEGMVQHFSMVVEQVLKEPAIRIGDISLLSETEKKQQLSAFQEIDGWGSCPVTIPEMLDQCVAARADKAAVVYNDHVISYACLQQHVNRVAHYLQLTYEVKRGDIVAILLPVSERLPMVILAVLKAGAAYLPLNTDDPGERILQMLADAAPQIVITAAALEEKVLSSGVKRIDQDKLFRESAVYETSPPAYVNKGTDPAITFFTSGSTGRPKGVLVQHTNVVSFSKSYDQLFGLSGDFRILSYASISWDMSTPEILSGLLLGATVVLVSRSDLQNDLFILRLIKRAHIDFIQLTPSSLQFFLETDADIISHFRYLLVGGEALPLQLFQRLRRVVGTRVVNVYGPTETATWSTYYEMNGREHLTVGKPMPGEEIYVLSADMGLLPAGVPGEIYIGGEGVAAGYLNNPELTNAVFVSHPFKPGKKLYKTGDMGRLLADGNLEFLGRKDNQIKIRGYRVEMNEIEQKALEVDGVGKVLLHSYETANKERALALYYIREDIPVGTDPALPAQISREELEKQLTAIVAGKNDVTAHQASAGKLLMAHFEGNAQKFPDAVAIAFGDIFITYGELNRRVDKLSRYLIREAFVAGRETIIGVLMDRSARMVEVILAIWKSGAAYLPLNPEYPAVSIRQIIDDALPAVVIYEDETLRDKLPAEAATLRLPMEVNDGLPTVAEKMSPARDEDLAYIMYTSGSTGAPKGVMIEHLGMINHIQGKIDDFEVNRRSIIVQNASVSFDISVWQLVTALVAGACTRIYTNAVVRNPEQFIRETDAHCVTILELVPTYLVEMMEILKDDNRQRLFAGLEFMILNAETFRPSLLEQWLKRFPGKKIANTYGATETSDDISHYIMDGKPAAVTVPVLRTPIHGAEVYVLDESGRPTETGEKGEIVIGGVCVGRGYINDPEQTFQKYITVSHQGLTCRFYRTGDIGLINNQGELEFAGRNDKQVKVRGHRVEIEEVEIKISHIAAVKDCTVLYAEDSHEEPYLHLFYTLKDGYSKEPRYIKDEMSLRLAPHMIPSVTVCLDALPVTDNGKIDRAALKKLIRLRGQSGKMDARIRTYLAAALPSYMVPSYIRELEKFPLTPNGKNDLKALPIPHNETTEEGKDHRFISETERQMALIWEEVLNGRKVGPEDNFFEIGGHSLKSTRVISRVSGTFDITTDIAALFKYPVLRDFSAYISTLKKALHETIVPLEECDHYPAGHSQRRFWTLEQIEDNGNAYLMPSAYTICGSPDVLVLERVFRVMVESYEILRTTFVAADGPRQKVVPADEMPRQFHYLDLSAKEDPLAHVKLLIEQERQQRIDFTKGPLFRVRLFRYDKNRFVLLFLVHHLVSDGWSTEIMRHQLNYLYNELKKDAHFKLPPRTLQYKDCVAWQYQQLNGPAVTEHRRYWQDRLSGELPVLDLPLSKSRPVEKTFVGAVLEQGIPPQLTEKIKRIAATEGASVFMVLLSVCRTLFYRYTAQEDMILGTSIAGRAHGQLEDQIGLFMNTVPLRTRVNSKENFYTVLSAEKRTLLEAYQHQDYPFDLMIQDLKVKRRMDRSPIFDVLVEFQDFEETLAGISADTAPEDFSIDGFSLDNYAIKFDLNIVFIQHDGQLKISFGYNTGLFDKAHACSIVDQYLQLAEQLLNNPFCPVGEADIVLPEEKRILRSAFKQTDLTNTVSLNERLYEHSLRWPGHICAGTHHEQLSYLALDSGVQLLARSLKDNYRIQPKDVVAVLLPRSLHLMESILAIWQCGAVYLPVDPSYPEHRIGTILEDAAPALIITNIDLLHEHLFMTALSIPICMFTPPTARCSRELPKQRLPFPSLEDDAYIIYTSGSTGKPKGAVISHLGMLNHIQAKVHDLGLDESAVVIQNASQGFDVSIWQLFAALFTGGKTVILEKDEVTNPAALIRGVAVSGAGVLQVVPSYLSLLFAAMDQQQELHVGLRGLKTLVTVGELLTASHIRKWFGYFPGTPILNSYGPTEASDAITHAWLTSAAVEDPVPVGYAVQNAEVYVLDDNLQLCPPWVYGQVCVSGAGVGKGYLNMAEKTAEVFVEKGFLGKTIYKTGDWGRFLPSGDLELKGRIDHQVKINGNRIEPEEIVHHIVNSRLVTDAKVLLVDRGADKVLVAFIVTPHAEDIRTQLRSVLTKCLPPYMIPAYFQAIETFPLTASGKVDLLKLKAAFNASMPDDTEEQRSVPEMMEERLLLTSVASVLEMKQARMQSNFFELGGDSIKAIRLVMELKSQGWILDVKDVFRTGNLKELAACMQKATVPVKRPPDIPSGAPTFDYNGLSPQGLDSIFE, encoded by the coding sequence ATGTTCGACAGAAAAGATATAGAGGACGTTTACCCGTTGTCGCCATTGCAGGAGGGCATTTACTTTCATAGCAAATTAAATACTTCTTCATTAGCTTATTTCGAGCAGTTTTCGATGAGGGTGGTCATGCGCCTCGACGTGCAGATACTTGAGCAGAGCTTTAATGAAATCATAAGGCGGCATCCGGTGCTACGGACAGTGTTTACAGACAGGAAAGCCGGGCAGCCATTACAGGTAGTGCTCAAGCAGCGCCGCATCCGCCTGGATGTGGCGGACCTGACCGGCCTCGCTGCGGAGGCGCAGGAACAGCAGGTGGAAACTTACCGGAACAGGGACAGAAACACACCTTTTGATCTCTCAAAGGATATGTTACTGCGCGTGGGAGTTCTCAAACTGAGCAATGAGCTTTTCGAAATTATTCTGAGTCACCATCATATTATCCTGGACGGTGGCAGCTTCAGGATCATCGCTGCAGAACTCAAAGGTATTTACCGGCTGATGGTGCAGGGACAACCTATCAACCTGCCGGCGCCCCGGCCGTTTTCCGATTATATAAAATGGACATTGCAAAGAGATGTGGCGGCAGCGAAACGCTTTTGGAAAGATTATCTGCTGGATTATGATCAGAAGGCGGTAGTACCCCGGTTGCCGATAAACGAACAACAACGGCAGTATCAGCTTGAGCAACGTAGCTATGAGGGAATCGACAAAAAGAGGCTAATGGCGCTGCTGGAACAGCTGGCCATCACCCCTTTTACTTTTTTCAAGGCCATTTGGGGTATCATGCTCGGTAAATATAACGATGCGGCAGATGTTATTTTTGGAACGATCGTTTCCGGGCGGCCCACGGAAATACATGGTGTGAATGACATCATGGGGCTGTTTATCAATGCGGTGCCGGTGCGCGTAAAAGCTACTGCCGATAAGCGGTTTGATGAATTAGCCACAAGTTTTCAGATGGCTGAAAACCAGACGAAAAGATATGAACACTATCCTTTGCCGGAAATCCAGGAAGAAAGCATCCTGCGACGTGACCTGATTGATCATCTTTTAATAGTCAACAACTATACGGAAACAGTTTCCGATGACGACGCATCGCAGGAAGATGCTTTTTTTGACGTATTGGACTGGAAGGGAGCTTACCAGACACCTTATGATTTTGTTATTACAGTATCCATCGGGGCGAACATCCGGGTTGACTTTGAATTTAACAATTCTCAGATAGACGACCGGTTTGCAGAAGGAATGGTGCAGCATTTCAGCATGGTGGTGGAACAGGTGTTAAAAGAGCCTGCAATCAGGATTGGAGATATCAGTCTGCTTTCTGAAACGGAAAAAAAGCAACAGCTGAGCGCGTTCCAGGAAATAGACGGTTGGGGAAGTTGTCCGGTGACAATCCCCGAAATGCTGGACCAATGTGTGGCTGCACGTGCAGACAAGGCAGCTGTCGTTTACAATGATCATGTGATCAGCTATGCCTGTCTGCAGCAACATGTCAACCGGGTAGCACACTATCTTCAGCTAACCTATGAGGTTAAGCGGGGAGATATTGTCGCTATATTATTGCCCGTGTCAGAACGTTTACCGATGGTTATCCTGGCCGTATTAAAAGCTGGTGCGGCCTATTTGCCCCTCAATACAGACGATCCCGGGGAACGTATCCTGCAGATGTTGGCAGATGCGGCTCCGCAAATCGTTATCACGGCCGCGGCATTGGAGGAGAAAGTATTATCCTCCGGCGTCAAACGGATTGATCAGGACAAATTGTTTCGCGAGTCCGCTGTTTACGAAACTTCTCCGCCGGCATATGTAAACAAGGGAACAGATCCGGCTATCACCTTCTTTACTTCAGGATCTACCGGAAGGCCTAAAGGCGTTCTGGTACAGCATACTAATGTTGTTAGTTTTTCAAAAAGTTATGACCAGTTGTTCGGGCTAAGCGGCGATTTCAGGATACTGAGCTATGCCAGTATTTCCTGGGATATGTCTACCCCTGAAATTTTGAGCGGCCTGTTACTGGGTGCCACGGTAGTACTGGTATCGAGGTCTGATTTGCAAAACGACCTGTTCATATTAAGGCTGATCAAAAGGGCACATATAGATTTTATCCAGCTTACTCCCTCCAGCCTGCAGTTTTTCCTGGAAACGGATGCGGACATCATCAGCCATTTCAGGTATTTACTTGTAGGAGGTGAGGCATTGCCGTTGCAGTTGTTTCAGCGGCTCCGCCGGGTTGTCGGCACCCGCGTCGTGAATGTATACGGGCCTACTGAAACCGCCACCTGGAGCACATATTATGAAATGAACGGCCGGGAGCATCTGACCGTTGGCAAGCCGATGCCGGGCGAAGAGATATATGTTTTATCAGCCGACATGGGGTTGTTACCGGCCGGAGTGCCAGGAGAGATCTATATCGGCGGAGAAGGCGTGGCAGCAGGATATCTGAATAATCCTGAACTTACCAATGCCGTATTCGTTTCCCATCCATTTAAACCCGGAAAAAAATTATACAAAACGGGCGATATGGGCAGATTGTTAGCGGATGGAAATCTCGAGTTCCTTGGCCGAAAAGACAATCAGATTAAAATCAGGGGGTACCGGGTGGAGATGAATGAGATTGAACAGAAAGCGCTGGAGGTGGACGGAGTGGGAAAAGTGTTGCTCCATTCCTATGAGACGGCAAACAAAGAAAGGGCGCTGGCCTTGTATTACATACGGGAGGACATCCCGGTGGGCACAGACCCTGCTCTGCCGGCACAGATCAGCCGGGAGGAACTGGAAAAGCAGCTGACTGCTATCGTGGCCGGGAAAAATGATGTGACCGCTCATCAGGCTTCTGCCGGTAAACTATTGATGGCACATTTTGAGGGCAATGCGCAAAAGTTTCCTGACGCAGTAGCCATTGCATTCGGCGATATTTTTATTACATATGGGGAGCTGAACAGACGGGTAGATAAATTGAGCCGTTATCTGATCAGGGAAGCTTTCGTTGCCGGCCGGGAAACCATCATTGGTGTGCTGATGGACCGCTCGGCAAGGATGGTGGAGGTAATACTTGCCATCTGGAAATCGGGCGCCGCTTATCTTCCGTTGAACCCGGAATATCCTGCGGTTAGTATCCGGCAGATTATCGACGATGCCCTGCCGGCTGTTGTAATATATGAGGATGAGACCCTCAGAGATAAATTGCCTGCTGAGGCAGCGACACTTCGCTTGCCCATGGAGGTAAATGACGGGTTGCCAACTGTGGCTGAAAAGATGTCGCCAGCGCGGGATGAAGACCTGGCTTACATTATGTATACATCCGGCTCAACAGGTGCCCCTAAAGGAGTCATGATCGAACATCTCGGCATGATCAATCATATACAGGGAAAAATTGATGATTTCGAGGTTAACCGCCGTAGTATCATTGTACAGAACGCGTCGGTCAGTTTCGATATTTCGGTGTGGCAACTGGTGACGGCGTTGGTGGCGGGAGCTTGTACCCGCATTTATACTAACGCAGTAGTCAGAAACCCTGAACAGTTTATCCGGGAAACAGACGCCCATTGCGTAACAATACTTGAACTGGTGCCCACCTACCTGGTGGAAATGATGGAAATACTGAAGGATGACAACAGGCAGCGGCTATTCGCTGGCCTGGAGTTCATGATACTGAATGCTGAAACTTTCAGGCCCTCTCTGCTTGAACAATGGTTAAAACGGTTTCCGGGAAAGAAAATAGCGAACACCTACGGCGCCACGGAAACCTCAGATGATATTTCCCATTATATCATGGACGGAAAGCCCGCCGCTGTCACCGTGCCAGTCCTCCGTACCCCGATACACGGTGCGGAAGTTTACGTACTGGATGAATCTGGCAGGCCAACAGAGACCGGTGAAAAAGGGGAAATTGTTATCGGCGGTGTTTGTGTAGGCCGTGGCTATATTAATGATCCGGAACAGACCTTTCAGAAATATATCACTGTTTCACACCAGGGACTGACCTGCAGATTTTACAGGACAGGCGACATAGGGCTGATCAACAACCAGGGAGAGCTGGAGTTTGCCGGGCGCAACGACAAGCAGGTGAAGGTGAGAGGACACAGGGTGGAAATAGAGGAGGTGGAGATAAAAATATCACATATAGCCGCGGTTAAAGACTGTACCGTATTATATGCTGAGGATTCGCATGAGGAACCTTACCTCCATCTTTTTTATACGCTGAAAGATGGTTACAGCAAGGAGCCACGTTATATAAAAGATGAAATGTCACTCAGGTTGGCGCCACACATGATTCCCTCCGTGACAGTGTGCTTGGATGCCCTGCCGGTTACTGATAACGGTAAAATAGACCGGGCGGCATTAAAAAAACTGATCAGGCTGCGTGGGCAGTCCGGTAAAATGGATGCACGCATCCGGACTTATCTCGCTGCAGCGTTACCCTCCTACATGGTCCCTTCCTATATCAGGGAGCTGGAGAAGTTCCCGCTTACGCCAAATGGAAAAAATGACCTGAAAGCACTGCCGATTCCGCATAATGAGACCACGGAGGAAGGCAAGGACCACCGTTTTATATCCGAAACAGAACGGCAGATGGCGTTGATCTGGGAAGAAGTACTGAATGGGAGAAAGGTCGGGCCGGAAGATAATTTCTTCGAGATAGGTGGGCATTCCCTGAAGTCAACCAGAGTGATATCAAGAGTGTCCGGCACATTCGATATCACCACAGACATAGCTGCTTTGTTTAAATACCCGGTATTAAGAGATTTCTCAGCGTATATATCCACGTTGAAGAAAGCGCTGCATGAGACTATTGTTCCACTGGAAGAATGTGACCATTACCCGGCCGGACATTCCCAGCGGCGTTTCTGGACACTGGAGCAAATTGAGGACAACGGCAATGCTTATCTGATGCCCTCGGCATATACCATCTGCGGAAGCCCTGATGTGCTGGTGCTGGAAAGAGTGTTCCGCGTAATGGTGGAGAGCTATGAAATACTAAGGACCACATTTGTTGCCGCAGACGGGCCGAGACAGAAGGTTGTTCCGGCAGATGAAATGCCCCGGCAGTTTCATTACCTCGATCTTTCTGCCAAAGAAGACCCACTGGCGCATGTAAAGCTGTTGATAGAACAGGAACGGCAACAGCGGATAGATTTCACGAAGGGGCCGTTATTCCGTGTTCGTCTCTTCAGGTACGATAAAAACAGGTTTGTATTGCTCTTTCTGGTGCATCACCTTGTCTCTGATGGATGGTCTACGGAAATAATGCGGCATCAGCTGAACTACCTGTACAACGAGTTGAAGAAAGACGCCCATTTTAAGCTCCCTCCCAGGACCTTGCAATACAAGGATTGTGTAGCATGGCAGTATCAACAACTGAATGGTCCGGCGGTAACGGAACACAGACGTTATTGGCAGGACAGGCTGTCCGGAGAACTGCCGGTTCTGGATTTACCGTTGTCAAAATCGAGACCTGTGGAGAAAACATTCGTCGGTGCTGTGCTGGAACAGGGTATTCCACCGCAACTGACAGAAAAAATAAAAAGAATAGCTGCCACCGAAGGCGCCAGTGTGTTCATGGTGTTATTGTCGGTTTGCAGGACCTTATTTTACCGCTATACTGCCCAGGAGGATATGATTTTAGGTACTTCTATTGCAGGAAGAGCGCATGGGCAACTGGAAGACCAGATAGGGCTTTTCATGAATACCGTGCCGCTCCGGACCAGGGTCAACAGCAAAGAGAACTTCTATACGGTTTTGTCTGCGGAAAAACGGACGTTGCTGGAAGCCTATCAGCACCAGGATTATCCGTTCGACCTGATGATACAGGACCTGAAGGTGAAAAGAAGAATGGATCGCTCACCTATATTCGATGTTTTGGTAGAGTTCCAGGATTTTGAAGAAACACTGGCCGGCATCTCAGCAGATACGGCCCCCGAAGATTTTAGTATCGATGGCTTCAGCCTCGACAACTATGCCATCAAGTTCGATCTGAATATCGTTTTTATCCAGCATGACGGTCAGCTGAAAATATCTTTCGGATATAATACCGGCCTTTTTGATAAGGCACATGCCTGCTCCATCGTTGATCAGTACCTGCAGTTGGCCGAACAGTTGCTGAACAATCCTTTCTGCCCTGTAGGTGAGGCTGATATTGTGTTGCCGGAAGAAAAGCGCATCCTAAGATCTGCTTTTAAACAAACAGATCTTACAAATACAGTTTCCCTGAATGAACGACTATACGAGCATAGCCTGCGATGGCCCGGACATATATGTGCAGGTACACATCACGAGCAACTCAGCTATCTGGCACTTGATTCCGGAGTGCAACTGCTGGCCCGTTCACTGAAAGACAATTATCGTATTCAACCGAAAGATGTCGTAGCGGTATTATTGCCAAGGTCACTGCATCTGATGGAGAGCATACTGGCTATTTGGCAATGCGGCGCGGTTTACCTGCCGGTTGATCCTTCCTATCCTGAGCACCGGATAGGTACCATACTTGAAGATGCGGCTCCTGCATTGATCATTACTAACATAGATCTGCTCCATGAGCACCTCTTTATGACGGCGCTGTCTATCCCAATCTGTATGTTCACGCCGCCAACCGCACGTTGTAGCCGCGAGCTGCCGAAACAAAGGCTGCCTTTCCCCAGCCTGGAGGATGATGCATATATCATCTATACCTCCGGTTCAACAGGTAAGCCCAAAGGTGCTGTCATTAGTCACTTGGGAATGTTGAACCATATTCAGGCGAAAGTACATGATCTTGGACTGGATGAAAGCGCGGTAGTCATACAAAATGCTTCCCAGGGGTTTGATGTTTCAATATGGCAATTGTTTGCAGCCCTGTTTACGGGTGGCAAAACAGTCATTCTAGAGAAGGATGAAGTAACGAACCCTGCAGCGCTTATCCGTGGTGTGGCGGTTTCCGGAGCAGGCGTATTACAGGTGGTACCATCTTATTTATCCCTGCTCTTTGCTGCGATGGATCAGCAACAGGAGTTGCATGTGGGGCTCAGGGGCCTGAAAACACTGGTGACAGTAGGGGAATTATTAACAGCGTCACATATACGTAAATGGTTTGGTTATTTCCCCGGAACTCCGATACTAAATTCATACGGGCCGACGGAAGCCTCGGATGCCATTACGCATGCATGGTTGACTTCCGCTGCCGTGGAAGATCCTGTTCCGGTAGGATACGCGGTGCAGAATGCGGAAGTATATGTACTGGACGATAACCTGCAATTATGCCCGCCTTGGGTATACGGACAGGTATGCGTAAGCGGGGCAGGCGTAGGGAAAGGGTATCTCAATATGGCGGAAAAAACGGCTGAGGTATTTGTTGAGAAAGGATTCCTGGGGAAAACTATCTATAAGACAGGGGATTGGGGCCGTTTTCTCCCTTCCGGAGATCTGGAGCTGAAAGGCAGGATCGATCATCAGGTGAAAATCAACGGCAATCGTATCGAGCCGGAGGAAATTGTCCATCACATTGTCAACAGCAGGCTGGTAACTGATGCCAAAGTACTGCTGGTCGACAGGGGAGCAGATAAAGTACTGGTGGCCTTCATAGTGACACCACACGCTGAAGATATCAGAACACAGCTGAGAAGTGTCCTGACAAAGTGTTTGCCGCCTTATATGATACCTGCATATTTCCAGGCAATAGAGACTTTCCCGCTCACTGCCAGCGGTAAGGTAGATCTGCTGAAGTTGAAAGCGGCATTTAATGCCAGCATGCCGGATGATACCGAAGAGCAGCGCTCCGTTCCTGAAATGATGGAAGAAAGACTATTGCTGACGTCAGTAGCATCCGTGCTGGAAATGAAACAGGCACGGATGCAGTCAAACTTCTTTGAGCTGGGCGGAGATTCCATAAAAGCTATCCGGCTGGTGATGGAACTCAAAAGCCAGGGCTGGATACTGGATGTTAAAGACGTTTTTCGGACCGGGAATTTAAAGGAGTTGGCTGCCTGTATGCAAAAGGCCACAGTGCCGGTAAAAAGGCCGCCTGATATCCCTTCAGGAGCTCCGACCTTTGATTATAACGGACTGTCGCCCCAGGGATTAGATTCCATATTTGAATAG